In Aquimarina spinulae, a single window of DNA contains:
- a CDS encoding toxin-antitoxin system YwqK family antitoxin: MIQNLCILLFMFSFTGNQVTTKEYHYEYYPNGILKAEGWKLGEYKVDFWHFYHPNGKVSKEGHFRNNKKNGYWYFYSENSKLLKEGHFVNDKAEKWWIIYDIAAEITRKYQYKNNKREGYCLLYKNNKLFKAERYINDKKTGEWTDIFSFKRDNPNASL; this comes from the coding sequence ATGATTCAGAATCTTTGTATCCTTTTATTTATGTTTTCCTTTACCGGAAATCAGGTTACTACAAAAGAATACCATTATGAATACTATCCCAATGGTATACTTAAAGCTGAAGGGTGGAAATTAGGAGAGTACAAAGTAGATTTTTGGCATTTTTATCATCCTAACGGAAAAGTATCAAAAGAAGGACATTTCAGAAATAATAAAAAAAACGGATACTGGTATTTTTATTCAGAAAACAGTAAATTATTGAAAGAAGGGCATTTTGTAAACGATAAAGCTGAGAAATGGTGGATTATTTACGATATTGCAGCCGAAATAACTCGAAAATATCAATATAAAAATAATAAAAGAGAAGGATACTGTCTATTGTATAAAAACAACAAACTTTTTAAAGCCGAACGATATATCAATGATAAGAAGACCGGTGAATGGACTGATATTTTTAGTTTTAAAAGAGACAATCCTAACGCTTCCTTATAA
- a CDS encoding S41 family peptidase produces the protein MKNSLFLLLFLCFIPCVSQTLKIDELTSDDYLSDLSLLNQLIKKQHPNPYKIISEKEQLKEKKQAIALLKKTPSYPNFLKCINRIGDGHLAYGPPDEFTYDMIENSSFFPFPVFVKGHRIFTNIKSKILPYGTEITRIQNIATQELVDRMNKHIHGDNYNVTKTASELTSSFPLYFSNLIERNPKTFKIEYLDIKTKDVKTITLSSIDYYELYRIDKLSILPINKLEKESTIHPHYYKEKKFGVLTVNTFDLTETYAYDEFSKFFKRVNKEKYNNVAIDLRNNEGGNPNIAALLFSFITDSSFKNIFNYRASSIKIEKENLLNDYGNPVGEDEIRGFENFLYQRFNETKDSLYIGNDRLKEGVLENFPADKDNFKGNVYLIVGGQTFSAAVYFAKLFKDHNRGKIIGEETGGNENSTFAGYFLTYKLPKTKLQVRIPITELFFDKNTTSKHGIIPDNKIPMQKYLEYSHLEKDPEIQFLFDTYLH, from the coding sequence TCCTTATAAAATAATCTCTGAAAAAGAGCAGTTAAAGGAAAAAAAACAGGCTATAGCTCTATTAAAAAAAACGCCTTCATATCCTAATTTCCTAAAATGTATCAATAGAATTGGTGATGGGCATTTGGCATACGGTCCCCCTGATGAGTTTACCTACGACATGATCGAAAATTCATCTTTTTTCCCTTTCCCTGTATTTGTCAAAGGCCATAGAATATTTACCAATATAAAGAGCAAAATACTTCCTTATGGTACAGAAATAACCAGGATTCAAAATATTGCTACACAAGAATTAGTAGACAGAATGAATAAACATATTCATGGAGATAATTATAATGTGACCAAAACGGCGTCAGAACTCACTTCTTCGTTCCCTTTGTACTTCTCTAATCTTATTGAGAGAAACCCAAAAACATTTAAAATCGAATATTTAGATATAAAGACCAAAGATGTAAAAACGATAACCTTATCCTCTATCGATTATTACGAACTATACAGAATAGACAAGCTATCTATTTTACCTATTAATAAATTAGAAAAGGAGAGTACCATACACCCTCATTATTATAAAGAGAAAAAATTTGGTGTACTCACCGTAAATACTTTCGATCTTACAGAAACTTATGCGTATGATGAGTTTAGCAAGTTTTTTAAGCGAGTTAATAAAGAAAAGTACAATAACGTTGCTATTGATCTAAGAAATAACGAAGGAGGTAATCCAAATATAGCTGCTTTGTTATTTTCATTTATTACAGATTCTAGTTTTAAAAATATATTTAATTATAGAGCTTCTAGTATTAAAATTGAAAAAGAAAACTTGCTTAACGATTACGGTAATCCAGTCGGAGAAGATGAAATACGAGGTTTTGAAAACTTCTTATATCAAAGGTTTAACGAAACAAAAGACAGCCTCTATATTGGTAATGATAGACTAAAGGAAGGAGTATTAGAAAATTTCCCTGCAGATAAAGATAATTTTAAAGGTAATGTATATCTAATTGTAGGAGGGCAAACTTTTTCTGCTGCTGTTTATTTTGCTAAACTATTTAAAGATCACAATAGAGGAAAAATTATTGGAGAAGAAACCGGAGGTAATGAAAATTCAACCTTTGCAGGGTATTTTTTAACTTATAAACTCCCAAAAACAAAGTTACAGGTAAGAATTCCAATAACAGAGTTATTTTTTGACAAGAACACAACATCAAAACATGGAATTATACCAGACAATAAAATTCCTATGCAAAAATATTTAGAGTACTCTCATTTGGAAAAAGATCCCGAAATACAATTTTTATTTGATACGTATTTACATTAA
- a CDS encoding glycosyltransferase family 2 protein, translated as MPPIINVIIPAFNEEDSIAHVIKEIPDIVSEVIVVSNSSTDQTENVAKKAGATVLQEKQKGYGYACLKGMEYIASKDIKPDIIVFLDGDYSDYPAELTQIVAPIIEQNMDLVIGSRVKHLREAGSMTSPQIFGNWLATGLMKLFFGAKFTDLGPFRAIKYDKLLALEMVDKTYGWTVEMQLKVLKKRYNYTEVPVHYKKRIGVSKVSGTIKGAIFAGVKILSWIFKYSFT; from the coding sequence ATGCCTCCCATTATAAACGTAATCATACCTGCTTTTAACGAAGAAGATTCCATAGCACATGTAATCAAAGAAATACCAGATATCGTTTCTGAAGTTATTGTGGTAAGTAATAGCTCTACAGATCAAACCGAAAATGTTGCAAAAAAAGCAGGAGCAACAGTGCTGCAAGAAAAGCAAAAAGGATATGGTTATGCATGTCTGAAAGGAATGGAATATATAGCATCAAAAGATATTAAACCAGATATCATCGTATTTTTAGATGGTGATTATAGTGACTATCCTGCAGAGCTTACTCAAATAGTTGCACCTATTATAGAGCAAAATATGGATTTAGTTATAGGATCTAGAGTCAAACATCTACGAGAAGCTGGTTCTATGACATCTCCTCAAATTTTCGGAAATTGGTTGGCTACAGGATTAATGAAACTTTTTTTTGGTGCAAAATTTACAGATCTCGGACCTTTTAGAGCCATTAAGTATGATAAACTATTAGCCCTTGAGATGGTTGATAAAACCTATGGTTGGACAGTAGAAATGCAATTAAAAGTGTTAAAGAAACGTTATAATTATACCGAAGTCCCAGTGCATTACAAAAAGAGAATTGGCGTCTCAAAAGTTTCAGGAACCATAAAAGGTGCTATATTTGCAGGCGTTAAGATTTTAAGTTGGATTTTTAAATATAGCTTTACGTAA
- a CDS encoding cellulose synthase family protein, whose protein sequence is MDIAIIITYTLALLIIFMYSLAQLNLLFNYLKSRKQADISPTFDFSKKEEIPHITVQLPVFNELYVMDRLLDNIAELDYPKDKLEIQVLDDSTDESVITTAKHIEKLQQTGLDIKHICREDRTGFKAGALKEGLKIAKGEFIAIFDADFLPGKNWLLQTIPYFKDQNIGVVQTRWGHINRDYSMLTKIQAFALDFHFTMEQVGRNYKDHFINFNGTAGVWRKTCIEDAGNWQGDTLTEDLDLSYRAQLKKWKFKYLEEVETPAELPVVISAARSQQFRWNKGAAENFQKLYWKMLRDKTVPFKTKFHSFFHLLNSSMFLLVLLVAVLSVPVMYIKNSNPLFSWYFNVIAFFALSTVIFFFCYWFTFKKIHGKGFWNFMEYIKMFFTFFSIAMGFSVHNSMAVLEGHFGKKSEFIRTPKFNINTLKDSWKGNKYVSKNISGNTIIEALLMGYFGFALYSAFKLQDFGLFLFHIMLFLGFGFVFFKSVTSKF, encoded by the coding sequence ATGGATATTGCTATCATCATAACCTACACACTAGCCTTACTAATCATATTTATGTATAGTTTGGCACAGCTCAATCTGCTTTTCAACTATCTAAAGTCTCGAAAACAAGCTGATATTTCTCCAACTTTTGATTTTTCTAAAAAAGAAGAAATTCCGCATATTACTGTTCAGCTACCAGTATTTAACGAGTTATATGTAATGGATCGTTTATTGGATAACATTGCCGAACTTGATTATCCTAAAGATAAATTAGAGATCCAGGTTCTGGACGATTCTACAGATGAGTCTGTTATTACTACTGCAAAACATATAGAAAAGTTACAACAAACAGGCTTAGATATAAAACACATTTGTCGTGAAGATCGAACCGGATTTAAGGCCGGAGCCCTAAAAGAAGGACTTAAGATTGCCAAAGGTGAATTTATAGCTATTTTTGATGCAGATTTTTTACCTGGTAAGAATTGGTTACTGCAAACTATCCCATATTTTAAAGATCAAAATATAGGTGTGGTACAAACCCGATGGGGGCATATTAATAGAGATTACTCGATGCTTACCAAAATTCAGGCATTTGCTTTGGATTTTCATTTTACTATGGAGCAGGTAGGTCGTAATTATAAAGATCACTTCATTAATTTTAATGGTACAGCTGGTGTTTGGAGAAAAACCTGTATCGAAGATGCCGGAAACTGGCAGGGAGATACGTTAACCGAAGATCTCGACCTAAGTTATAGGGCGCAATTAAAAAAATGGAAGTTTAAATACCTCGAAGAAGTAGAGACTCCTGCAGAATTACCCGTGGTTATTAGTGCAGCCAGGTCACAACAATTTAGATGGAATAAAGGTGCCGCAGAGAACTTCCAGAAGTTATATTGGAAAATGCTTAGGGATAAAACCGTTCCTTTTAAAACTAAATTTCATAGCTTTTTTCACTTATTAAACAGTAGCATGTTCTTATTAGTGTTATTGGTTGCCGTATTAAGCGTTCCGGTAATGTATATTAAGAATAGTAATCCATTATTTAGCTGGTATTTTAATGTTATTGCATTTTTTGCCTTAAGTACAGTCATATTTTTCTTTTGCTATTGGTTTACTTTTAAAAAGATTCATGGTAAAGGGTTCTGGAATTTTATGGAATACATAAAAATGTTCTTCACCTTTTTCTCTATCGCAATGGGCTTCTCTGTTCATAATTCTATGGCAGTTCTCGAAGGCCATTTTGGAAAAAAGAGCGAATTTATACGTACTCCAAAATTTAATATCAATACGCTAAAAGATTCCTGGAAAGGAAATAAGTATGTAAGCAAGAACATCTCTGGAAACACCATTATAGAAGCATTACTCATGGGATATTTTGGTTTTGCTTTATACAGTGCTTTTAAGCTTCAGGATTTTGGGTTATTCTTGTTTCACATTATGTTATTTCTTGGATTTGGATTTGTATTCTTTAAATCTGTAACATCTAAATTTTAA